A DNA window from Bacillus andreraoultii contains the following coding sequences:
- a CDS encoding IS4 family transposase: MSKKSIGHKKVICQCLSILPTDEFACPLLNYDYDKLSVDSLLKIFVAAQIGKWESYADIEEKIRSDKKLREALNLPSISGSQLSRRINELPTEIAQSFFLKVVYILRDLTKNYKGIDSTIGKLSIVDSTHIKLPPQLCDWAYVTKGWNVVKMHTRLVVLSENVSFPDKILPSTGNVSDFESTDVLIEKSDTTYVMDRGYPSNKNLNDWLEQEIHFVVRLSKNFKFVARENYNITNSVVQKDCKILVYPSKRPARLVEFIDEDGKLYRLLTTRFDLTADEIMDIYRYRWMIETFFKWIKQHLRIIKIWSTKPQGMWNQMFIALAAYCLSLIVQIKSKTKKTLWGVLRALRTYMFKTWASFLKELHPKKMKTSKGRQKIPIVKEKQDIFVGTIARIKPQKRK, encoded by the coding sequence ATGAGTAAGAAAAGTATAGGTCATAAAAAGGTAATTTGTCAATGTTTATCGATTTTACCTACCGACGAATTTGCTTGTCCATTACTAAACTATGATTATGATAAGCTCTCGGTAGATTCACTTTTAAAGATATTTGTGGCTGCTCAAATTGGCAAATGGGAATCCTATGCGGATATTGAAGAAAAGATACGGTCGGATAAGAAACTCCGCGAAGCTTTGAATTTACCAAGTATTAGTGGATCCCAACTCTCAAGAAGAATTAATGAATTACCCACAGAAATAGCACAGAGTTTTTTTCTAAAAGTTGTTTATATACTTAGGGATTTAACAAAGAATTATAAAGGAATTGATTCAACAATAGGCAAATTAAGTATTGTAGATTCTACTCATATAAAACTTCCCCCTCAACTATGTGACTGGGCTTATGTCACAAAAGGGTGGAATGTTGTAAAGATGCATACTAGACTAGTTGTCTTGTCAGAAAATGTATCATTTCCAGATAAAATACTACCTTCTACCGGAAATGTTAGTGATTTTGAGAGTACAGATGTACTAATTGAAAAATCAGATACGACCTATGTAATGGATCGCGGATATCCATCAAATAAAAATCTTAATGACTGGCTCGAACAAGAGATTCATTTTGTTGTTCGGCTATCAAAAAACTTTAAATTTGTTGCAAGAGAAAATTACAACATTACTAACTCAGTGGTACAGAAAGATTGTAAGATTCTCGTTTATCCTAGTAAACGCCCGGCGCGTCTAGTTGAGTTTATCGATGAGGATGGGAAATTATATCGCTTATTAACGACTCGATTTGATTTAACCGCTGATGAGATAATGGACATTTACCGGTATCGTTGGATGATTGAAACGTTTTTCAAATGGATAAAGCAACATTTAAGGATAATTAAGATTTGGAGTACGAAACCACAAGGTATGTGGAATCAAATGTTTATTGCCTTAGCTGCCTATTGTTTATCACTAATTGTGCAAATTAAATCTAAAACAAAAAAGACTTTATGGGGGGTTCTTAGAGCGTTAAGAACGTATATGTTTAAAACGTGGGCTTCATTCCTAAAAGAACTACATCCGAAAAAAATGAAAACTTCGAAAGGACGACAAAAAATACCTATAGTGAAGGAAAAGCAGGATATCTTTGTGGGGACTATTGCCAGAATTAAGCCGCAAAAAAGAAAATAG
- a CDS encoding sensor histidine kinase — protein MNFFHYLKDKRNFFILNMIIMFFVSLMMIVSTDSRNAVSNIVYTNMVIFFIVAIYVIIEYYYNREFYRELNDLVESNHEEFLATLPKPRNDEQLLYLELLKKVNSVHGDQLQKLYNEKRDHQDFITSWIHEVKVPIAAGRLLMENSNGRTVEYLVDKFEDELDRIENYVEQALYYSRIDSFSKDYFISEVVLDQVVKNSVKKYAKSFINKQIRFHMDNIEQVVHTDSKWLGFIIDQVFSNSLKYTGEGGEISVQFEEDRKEKRLQIQDTGIGIKPEDISRVFEKGFTGFIGRSHAKSTGLGLYLAKEMALKLGHDLSIHSEDGKYTKVIIHFPKIRNYYHL, from the coding sequence ATGAATTTCTTTCATTACTTAAAAGATAAACGGAATTTCTTTATATTAAACATGATCATTATGTTCTTTGTTTCTTTGATGATGATTGTGAGCACAGATTCCAGAAACGCTGTAAGTAATATCGTATATACCAATATGGTTATCTTTTTTATTGTAGCTATATACGTAATCATCGAATACTATTACAATAGAGAATTTTATCGGGAATTAAATGATTTGGTTGAAAGTAATCATGAAGAATTTCTCGCAACTCTGCCTAAACCGCGAAACGATGAACAACTGTTATATCTTGAGTTATTAAAAAAAGTAAATAGTGTGCATGGCGATCAATTACAAAAGTTGTATAACGAAAAACGCGATCATCAAGACTTTATTACATCTTGGATTCATGAAGTCAAGGTTCCGATTGCGGCAGGTCGCTTGCTTATGGAAAACAGTAATGGAAGAACTGTTGAATACCTTGTGGACAAGTTTGAAGATGAGTTGGATAGAATAGAAAATTACGTAGAGCAGGCTCTTTATTATTCTCGCATCGATTCTTTTTCCAAAGATTATTTTATTTCCGAGGTAGTGTTGGATCAAGTCGTTAAAAACAGTGTAAAGAAATATGCTAAATCCTTTATTAACAAGCAAATTCGTTTTCATATGGACAATATTGAACAGGTTGTCCATACCGACAGTAAATGGCTTGGTTTTATTATCGATCAAGTTTTTTCAAATTCTTTAAAATATACAGGTGAAGGCGGTGAAATCTCCGTACAATTTGAGGAAGATCGAAAAGAAAAGCGGCTACAGATTCAAGATACAGGCATTGGAATTAAGCCAGAGGATATCAGCCGCGTATTTGAAAAAGGATTTACAGGATTTATTGGGAGAAGTCATGCCAAATCTACCGGTTTAGGTCTCTACCTTGCAAAAGAAATGGCTCTTAAATTAGGCCATGACCTTTCCATTCATTCAGAAGATGGGAAATATACGAAGGTCATCATCCACTTTCCAAAAATCAGAAATTATTATCATCTATAA
- a CDS encoding ABC transporter permease — MTLFSLARKNIKGNFNNYFVYFVTLVFSMVIYYTFTSLQYSEKIQESIELSDTMSFMFGVSSIILILFVAIFILYSNSFFTRKRKKEVGLYAILGLRKKTIAKMLFYENLIMGIIAIVIGIILGTLLSKLFAMILIKLMGSIAEVDFGISILAITQTVIVFMVIILFTSVQGYRLIYRFTLIELFYDEKKGEQIPKVSLISAVIGVILLVVSYWLILKPFPDEFTTEYLMKNYGIAFVALVIGTHLFFRSVTVYLLRLSQKNKSRYYRGTRIIETSRLLFRIRGNARTFTVIALLSSATICFLGATYSGYYSNEKRAEEVVPFSYSHLSKGPEFDSQVERIIKADHRHPIKAKLDIPVIQVKGILSFQLDYDINPVKLISESTFNKVANALNKDETVSLSGNQAAVIQPRFTEYTKSVFKGENITIQLPQGSSELPFVHMVESNVLPFDYPDFFLVVSNEMFAKIAKKEAPLTYKVYEVENEVTAQDTSRKVNKLVGNDFQVSSSFYTEYKQGKEGNAITLFIFGFLGLVFLAASGSIIYFKQLTEANEAKGQYEILRKIGVNKKDIRKSIKRQSLFVFGLPLTVGILHSCVTLYFTSNFMSNLIGINLIVPILTAIVFFVIIYAVYYVLTVNTYNRIVNK, encoded by the coding sequence ATGACGTTATTTAGTTTAGCAAGGAAAAATATTAAAGGTAATTTCAATAATTATTTTGTCTATTTTGTTACACTCGTCTTCAGCATGGTTATTTATTATACGTTCACTTCCTTGCAATATAGCGAAAAAATTCAGGAAAGCATTGAATTGTCGGATACAATGAGTTTCATGTTTGGGGTATCATCAATTATCTTAATTTTATTCGTAGCAATCTTTATTTTGTACTCCAATTCATTCTTCACAAGAAAAAGGAAGAAAGAAGTCGGATTGTACGCCATACTTGGTTTACGCAAGAAAACCATTGCAAAAATGTTATTTTATGAAAATTTGATTATGGGAATCATTGCAATAGTTATTGGAATTATTCTTGGAACCTTACTTTCCAAATTATTTGCAATGATTTTAATAAAACTTATGGGTTCAATTGCCGAGGTGGACTTCGGTATTTCCATTCTAGCGATTACCCAAACAGTCATAGTCTTTATGGTCATTATTTTATTCACTTCCGTTCAAGGTTACCGTTTGATTTATCGTTTTACATTAATCGAATTATTCTATGATGAGAAAAAAGGTGAACAAATTCCAAAGGTTTCACTTATATCGGCTGTTATCGGAGTTATATTGCTTGTCGTTAGTTACTGGCTGATATTAAAACCATTTCCTGACGAATTTACTACGGAATATTTAATGAAAAATTATGGTATTGCTTTTGTTGCTCTCGTCATTGGCACCCATTTATTTTTTCGATCTGTAACGGTCTATTTATTAAGATTATCACAAAAAAATAAGTCGCGTTATTACAGAGGAACTAGAATAATTGAAACATCTCGCTTACTGTTTCGTATTAGAGGGAATGCACGTACCTTTACAGTCATTGCATTGTTGAGTTCTGCAACGATCTGTTTCTTAGGTGCAACTTACAGTGGGTATTACAGCAACGAAAAAAGAGCTGAGGAAGTTGTTCCGTTCAGCTATTCGCATTTGTCAAAAGGTCCAGAATTTGATTCGCAGGTGGAGAGAATAATAAAAGCAGATCATCGACATCCAATAAAAGCCAAACTAGACATACCCGTCATTCAGGTAAAAGGAATACTCTCATTTCAACTGGATTATGACATAAATCCTGTGAAATTAATCTCAGAAAGTACATTTAATAAAGTAGCTAATGCTTTAAATAAGGATGAAACAGTCTCACTATCAGGAAATCAAGCAGCAGTAATCCAGCCAAGGTTTACTGAATATACGAAGTCGGTTTTTAAAGGAGAAAATATAACGATTCAATTGCCTCAAGGAAGCAGCGAACTGCCATTTGTCCATATGGTTGAAAGTAATGTGCTACCTTTCGATTATCCCGATTTCTTTCTCGTAGTCAGTAACGAAATGTTTGCCAAGATAGCCAAAAAAGAGGCACCATTAACTTATAAAGTGTATGAAGTGGAAAATGAAGTAACGGCACAAGACACTTCAAGGAAAGTAAATAAACTGGTTGGAAACGATTTTCAAGTTTCTTCATCATTTTATACTGAGTATAAGCAAGGTAAAGAAGGAAACGCAATTACTCTCTTTATTTTTGGTTTTTTGGGGCTTGTATTTTTAGCGGCAAGTGGAAGTATCATTTATTTCAAACAGTTAACAGAAGCGAATGAGGCGAAAGGACAGTATGAAATCCTTAGAAAAATCGGTGTCAATAAAAAGGATATACGTAAATCAATCAAAAGGCAGTCATTATTTGTGTTTGGATTGCCACTAACCGTAGGAATATTGCACAGTTGTGTGACATTGTACTTTACCAGCAACTTTATGTCTAATCTCATTGGAATCAATCTCATTGTCCCTATTCTAACGGCTATAGTCTTTTTTGTTATCATCTATGCAGTCTATTACGTATTAACAGTTAATACGTACAATCGCATTGTAAACAAATAA
- a CDS encoding helix-turn-helix transcriptional regulator gives MLNRIRELRKTQKMSQELLANKCDVSRQTINAIENNKYDPSLVLAFKIAAILDITVDELFQFQLAESKSEEDSNEK, from the coding sequence ATGTTAAATCGTATCAGGGAATTACGTAAAACACAGAAAATGTCACAAGAACTTCTTGCTAATAAATGTGATGTGTCCAGACAAACAATAAATGCTATTGAAAATAATAAGTATGATCCAAGTCTTGTTCTTGCATTTAAAATCGCAGCTATCCTAGATATAACAGTGGATGAGCTGTTTCAATTTCAGTTGGCAGAAAGCAAAAGCGAGGAGGATTCTAATGAGAAATAA
- the drcA gene encoding daptomycin efflux ABC transporter ATP-binding protein drcA — protein MKTIVEAKQIKKVYGAKGNVFSALEDIDLTVMEGEFVGIMGPSGSGKSTLLNILATIDEPTAGDIVVDGINLTKMNEEQLSAFRRDKLGFLFQDYNLLDTLTVKENIILPLALAKLNVEELERRADEVADKFGIRDILNKYPYQISGGQKQRTAASRAIISKPNLILADEPTGALDSKSATDLLESLKDLNEQDKATILMVTHDAYAASYCNRVLFIKDGKIFTELVKGKRSRKEFFNKVLDVLSALGGGANDVI, from the coding sequence ATGAAAACTATTGTCGAAGCAAAACAAATAAAAAAAGTCTATGGTGCAAAGGGAAATGTATTTTCAGCTTTGGAGGATATAGACTTAACCGTCATGGAAGGTGAATTCGTCGGTATTATGGGTCCCTCGGGTTCTGGTAAATCAACTTTACTAAATATATTGGCAACAATTGACGAGCCGACTGCTGGTGACATCGTGGTTGATGGAATCAATTTGACAAAGATGAATGAAGAGCAATTATCTGCCTTTCGCCGTGACAAACTTGGTTTCCTTTTCCAAGACTATAATTTATTAGATACTCTAACTGTGAAAGAAAATATTATCTTGCCGTTAGCCTTGGCAAAATTGAACGTTGAGGAATTGGAACGAAGAGCAGATGAAGTGGCAGATAAGTTTGGCATTCGCGACATTTTAAATAAGTACCCGTACCAAATTTCTGGGGGACAAAAGCAACGTACGGCAGCATCACGCGCGATTATTTCAAAGCCAAACCTAATATTGGCAGATGAACCAACAGGTGCGTTGGATTCGAAATCAGCAACAGACTTATTAGAAAGTTTAAAGGATCTTAATGAACAAGACAAGGCAACAATTTTAATGGTTACCCATGATGCTTATGCGGCAAGTTATTGTAATCGCGTCCTATTTATTAAAGACGGTAAAATCTTCACAGAACTTGTAAAAGGGAAAAGATCCCGCAAAGAATTTTTCAACAAGGTGTTGGATGTTCTATCCGCACTGGGGGGTGGAGCAAATGACGTTATTTAG
- a CDS encoding response regulator transcription factor, protein MKIMIVEDDSTIRDMVGETLEKWGFETVKIEDFDQIMQVFLNHDPHLVIMDINLPSFDGFYWCNKIREISKVPMIFLSSRDTPMDIVMSMNMGGDDYIQKPFHMDVLIAKINALLRRTYSYMETQSQTMEHDGIILNLESGEVLHGDRKLELTKTEFLILKILMKNKGSIVSRTKMMRSLWKNENFVEENTLTVNIARLRKKLVELGKEHFITTKKGQGYIIQ, encoded by the coding sequence ATGAAAATCATGATTGTGGAAGATGATTCGACCATTCGTGATATGGTAGGGGAAACATTAGAAAAGTGGGGTTTTGAAACCGTTAAGATCGAAGACTTTGACCAAATCATGCAGGTATTTCTTAATCATGATCCTCACCTAGTCATCATGGATATCAATTTGCCATCGTTTGACGGATTTTACTGGTGTAATAAAATCAGAGAAATTTCAAAGGTCCCTATGATCTTTCTCTCTTCCCGTGATACACCAATGGATATAGTGATGTCGATGAACATGGGAGGAGATGATTATATTCAAAAACCTTTCCATATGGATGTATTGATTGCAAAAATTAATGCACTCCTTCGCAGAACGTATTCCTATATGGAAACACAGTCTCAGACAATGGAACATGATGGAATTATATTAAATCTTGAAAGCGGAGAGGTCTTACATGGAGATCGAAAATTGGAACTCACGAAAACAGAATTTCTTATTTTAAAAATTCTTATGAAAAATAAAGGAAGCATCGTCAGTCGTACGAAAATGATGCGTAGCCTTTGGAAGAATGAAAATTTCGTGGAAGAAAATACATTGACGGTTAATATTGCTCGCCTGCGTAAAAAACTTGTTGAACTTGGAAAAGAACACTTTATTACAACTAAGAAAGGACAAGGTTATATAATTCAATGA